One window of the Arthrobacter sp. D5-1 genome contains the following:
- a CDS encoding DegV family protein translates to MRPPAVCRRPAIIFGGCVPEREPPAWIWLKERVARLRQPTAPVPAADVPLAAVVKTAVVTDSAAALPSDWVSAFTADGRLAVVPMPVMVGNEIYGEGEDDITQTLSLALASGASVKTSRPSPGQFEQAYLAAQRRGFESVVSIHISSELSGTADAARLAAARVSIPVEVVDSRTVGMAQGMGVQSAVVAAADGQEAAEVRGFAERRMERTKVYFYVPSLEQLRRGGRIGAAASLLGTVLAIKPILAVDGGKIVPLEKVRSAVRAVARLEEIVAADVASRPAGQQRLAVHHFGNQMEAEALAARLNEKCPDCPPPQISALPAVLAAHAGLGVLAVIVGESSTPTD, encoded by the coding sequence ATGCGGCCGCCGGCAGTCTGCCGGCGGCCGGCCATCATCTTTGGAGGTTGCGTGCCTGAGCGAGAACCACCCGCATGGATATGGCTCAAGGAAAGAGTGGCGCGCCTTAGGCAGCCCACTGCGCCGGTTCCAGCAGCTGACGTACCGTTGGCCGCCGTCGTCAAGACAGCAGTAGTCACGGATTCGGCGGCTGCGCTTCCCTCGGACTGGGTCTCGGCCTTTACCGCCGACGGACGGCTCGCTGTTGTTCCCATGCCCGTCATGGTGGGGAACGAAATTTATGGCGAGGGCGAAGACGACATCACCCAGACTTTATCGCTGGCCCTGGCCTCGGGTGCCTCGGTGAAAACGTCCCGGCCATCACCCGGACAATTCGAGCAGGCCTACCTCGCTGCCCAGCGTCGCGGTTTCGAGTCAGTGGTTTCCATCCACATTTCGTCCGAGCTCTCCGGAACCGCCGATGCTGCCCGACTGGCTGCGGCCCGCGTCAGCATTCCGGTGGAAGTGGTGGACTCCCGCACGGTGGGCATGGCGCAGGGCATGGGGGTCCAAAGTGCCGTGGTTGCTGCTGCCGATGGGCAAGAGGCTGCCGAAGTCCGTGGTTTCGCCGAGCGGCGCATGGAGCGCACCAAGGTCTACTTCTACGTGCCCAGCCTGGAACAGCTACGCCGTGGTGGGCGGATCGGTGCCGCAGCGTCCCTGTTGGGTACGGTCCTCGCCATCAAGCCCATCCTGGCCGTCGACGGCGGCAAGATCGTTCCGCTGGAAAAGGTCAGGTCCGCCGTGCGCGCCGTGGCTCGCTTGGAGGAGATCGTTGCAGCGGATGTTGCTTCCCGCCCGGCCGGACAGCAACGCCTGGCTGTACATCACTTTGGCAACCAGATGGAGGCCGAAGCCCTGGCCGCCCGGCTGAACGAGAAATGCCCCGACTGCCCGCCGCCGCAAATCAGTGCCTTGCCTGCCGTCCTGGCGGCTCATGCCGGCCTGGGGGTTCTGGCTGTCATTGTGGGGGAGAGCAGCACGCCAACGGACTGA
- a CDS encoding ComEC/Rec2 family competence protein, protein MAESVGGPEAGKRIDLRLVPMVVVTWSAALAGGRMDAVWSAVVAVALGLFGGVFLVVGHRQGPSGVRPRTLWATLALACVLGAAVAVHCAVIADNRKNGPLAPAMSADEGVVVHLLITGSPTPVPSPAPSSDDRWMVDAGLIHLTSKGNVIRGTAGIVVTGGAAWRNVRAGQRVRTTGTLKQVREGQSEAALLSASSDPVVTGSGFDARQAAADVRKGFVSAADWLPPDASGLLPGMVTGDTSALPESLEAAMKTTGMTHLTAVSGANCSLILGGFILLARCFRLARPAAGAFAACGLVAFVTMVGPDPSVLRAAVMGTVGLAALAGGLRGRSLSFLCLATTILLLLDPAMAANVGFLLSVLATFGIVLLAARIASWIPSWVPRWLAAGVAVPLSAQLLCGPVIVALQPQFTTFALIANVVAGPLVAPVTIFGTIAVPLATLLPWLAVVPIAVSGTCAGLVAAVARLFAGLPGAALPWAEGPVGIVAMVLSSLVTVLVVWMVLRPAQVMGHVMGLHGAVVALLDRLVIVRGRRGGLPTETPQGSVRWRWRGPSWRPRLTGQMHKTNSEVKNWRRT, encoded by the coding sequence GTGGCTGAGTCCGTGGGAGGTCCGGAAGCGGGAAAACGCATAGACCTGAGGCTCGTGCCGATGGTGGTGGTGACGTGGTCTGCAGCGCTGGCAGGTGGCCGCATGGATGCGGTCTGGTCGGCTGTGGTGGCGGTTGCACTGGGCTTGTTTGGCGGAGTGTTCCTGGTGGTGGGGCATCGCCAGGGGCCGTCCGGAGTGCGGCCCCGAACACTGTGGGCCACCCTGGCCCTCGCGTGTGTCCTGGGCGCCGCTGTTGCGGTTCATTGTGCTGTCATCGCCGACAACCGTAAGAACGGACCACTGGCCCCGGCGATGTCCGCCGATGAGGGGGTCGTCGTTCACCTTCTCATTACGGGCAGCCCCACACCGGTGCCTTCACCTGCGCCTTCAAGTGACGACAGATGGATGGTTGATGCGGGTCTGATTCATCTCACGTCCAAGGGAAACGTGATACGTGGAACTGCCGGCATCGTTGTGACGGGCGGTGCTGCCTGGCGGAATGTACGGGCGGGGCAGAGAGTCAGAACAACCGGAACGCTGAAACAGGTGCGGGAAGGGCAATCCGAAGCTGCGCTTCTCAGCGCGTCCTCTGACCCCGTCGTTACCGGATCCGGGTTCGATGCCCGACAGGCAGCGGCCGACGTGCGGAAAGGGTTTGTCTCCGCTGCTGACTGGCTGCCTCCGGACGCGTCCGGGCTGCTCCCTGGAATGGTGACGGGCGATACCAGCGCGCTGCCGGAAAGCCTGGAGGCGGCAATGAAGACTACGGGAATGACTCACTTGACGGCGGTCTCGGGAGCCAACTGCAGCCTCATTCTGGGTGGCTTCATTTTGTTGGCACGGTGCTTCCGGTTGGCGCGCCCGGCAGCAGGGGCTTTTGCTGCGTGCGGGCTGGTGGCATTCGTCACCATGGTGGGGCCGGATCCCAGCGTCCTACGGGCCGCAGTCATGGGGACAGTGGGGCTGGCTGCCCTGGCGGGTGGGCTGCGCGGACGGTCCTTGTCCTTCCTCTGCCTCGCCACAACCATCCTGCTGCTGTTGGACCCGGCCATGGCGGCCAACGTGGGGTTTCTCCTCTCGGTTCTGGCGACGTTCGGAATTGTGCTGCTGGCGGCGAGAATTGCGTCGTGGATCCCTTCCTGGGTGCCACGGTGGTTGGCTGCCGGGGTTGCCGTGCCGTTGTCTGCCCAGCTGCTGTGTGGCCCGGTGATCGTGGCACTTCAGCCACAGTTCACCACATTCGCGCTGATTGCCAACGTGGTAGCAGGCCCGTTGGTGGCTCCGGTGACGATTTTCGGCACAATTGCCGTACCTTTGGCCACACTTCTTCCCTGGCTCGCGGTGGTGCCCATCGCTGTCTCCGGGACCTGTGCTGGGTTGGTTGCGGCAGTGGCGCGGCTTTTTGCCGGCCTGCCAGGGGCTGCCCTGCCGTGGGCAGAGGGGCCGGTTGGAATAGTGGCCATGGTGCTCTCATCCTTGGTGACCGTCCTGGTTGTTTGGATGGTGCTCCGCCCTGCGCAGGTGATGGGTCACGTCATGGGACTTCATGGCGCTGTAGTGGCGCTCCTTGATCGCTTGGTGATCGTCCGGGGGCGTAGGGGCGGGCTGCCGACGGAGACGCCGCAAGGATCTGTGCGCTGGCGTTGGAGAGGGCCTTCCTGGAGACCAAGGCTGACTGGGCAGATGCACAAAACCAACTCAGAGGTGAAGAATTGGCGACGCACCTAA
- a CDS encoding helix-hairpin-helix domain-containing protein, giving the protein MPRWNRDSSPDAAATAARQRFTSRLAGETLASPLLELPDNYPSVPVGDEEDPGDLLRRSRLRWRAPWRVAVLLAVVGAGLIGWHLWQSSLGQPTSEPLDSSTSVGPVVPGSSESPQPVGSESQGSLIVHVAGAVQQPGVVTLPLGSRVFQAIEAAGGAAPNAELGGLNLAEVLSDGAKVAVPVAGEAPQGAPSAIAGSTGTGSSSGGATKVNINTATLEELGTLPRVGPVTAQRILDWRKDHGPFASVDELDAIDGIGPKLMESLKDLVTVEGG; this is encoded by the coding sequence ATGCCACGCTGGAACCGGGATTCGTCCCCAGATGCCGCAGCGACGGCAGCACGGCAGCGCTTTACCTCCCGATTGGCCGGAGAGACCCTGGCTTCTCCGCTGTTGGAGTTGCCGGACAATTATCCTTCTGTTCCAGTTGGCGACGAGGAAGACCCCGGAGACCTCCTTCGCAGATCCCGTCTTCGATGGCGTGCCCCTTGGCGCGTAGCGGTACTCCTGGCGGTGGTAGGGGCAGGCCTCATCGGGTGGCATTTATGGCAGTCTTCCCTGGGCCAGCCAACATCAGAACCGTTGGATTCTTCCACGTCTGTTGGCCCCGTTGTGCCGGGTTCGTCAGAATCGCCGCAACCAGTGGGTTCGGAGTCCCAGGGGAGCCTGATTGTTCACGTGGCGGGGGCCGTGCAGCAGCCCGGCGTCGTCACTTTGCCGCTGGGTAGCCGCGTCTTCCAGGCCATTGAGGCCGCCGGGGGTGCAGCGCCAAACGCCGAACTCGGCGGGCTGAACCTTGCCGAGGTGCTCAGCGATGGAGCCAAGGTTGCCGTTCCAGTAGCGGGGGAAGCCCCGCAGGGCGCCCCGTCTGCGATTGCTGGCAGTACTGGCACTGGCAGTTCCAGCGGCGGGGCCACGAAGGTCAACATCAACACTGCCACCTTGGAGGAGTTGGGGACATTGCCCCGGGTGGGGCCCGTCACTGCCCAGCGGATTCTGGACTGGCGGAAAGACCATGGACCGTTCGCCTCGGTGGACGAACTGGATGCCATTGATGGGATTGGGCCCAAGCTCATGGAGTCCCTCAAAGACCTTGTGACGGTGGAGGGTGGCTGA
- the hemW gene encoding radical SAM family heme chaperone HemW: MPSVLPLGDPAPADGVLPPQVLDGVEHRNFGLYVHIPFCAVRCGYCDFNTYTATELGGGASQDAYATTAVSELDFAALALEASGLPRRRMSTVFFGGGTPTLLPAEDLARILRAAVDHWGLEPGAEVTTEANPDSVTPESLKVLADAGFTRVSFGMQSAVPHVLKVLDRTHTPSRVPLVVQWAREAGLAVSLDLIYGTPGESMADWRLSLETALSYEPDHISAYALIVEDGTKLAAQIRRGEVPGIDDDDHAAKYELADSLISAAGLNWYEVSNWSRTPDQACRHNLAYWRGDDWWGIGPGAHSHVGGVRWWNVKHPTAYAGRLGAGSSPAAGRETLDAETREVERIMLEARLGTGLEVDALDAVGRHAMAGLIADELVDPVQAFKGRLTLTLKGRLLADAVVRRILPD; the protein is encoded by the coding sequence ATGCCCAGCGTCCTACCTTTGGGCGATCCGGCGCCTGCGGACGGAGTACTTCCCCCGCAGGTGCTGGATGGCGTCGAGCACCGCAACTTCGGGCTCTACGTCCATATCCCGTTTTGCGCCGTTCGCTGCGGCTACTGTGACTTCAATACCTATACGGCCACCGAGCTTGGCGGCGGGGCCTCCCAGGATGCCTACGCCACAACCGCGGTGTCCGAACTCGACTTCGCGGCTCTGGCACTGGAGGCCTCAGGGCTGCCCCGGCGGCGCATGAGCACAGTCTTCTTTGGAGGCGGTACGCCCACGCTCCTCCCCGCGGAAGACCTTGCACGAATCCTGCGGGCCGCCGTCGACCATTGGGGGCTTGAGCCCGGTGCCGAGGTAACCACCGAAGCCAATCCGGATTCCGTAACCCCTGAGTCCCTGAAGGTGCTGGCCGATGCCGGATTCACCAGGGTTTCGTTTGGCATGCAGTCGGCTGTGCCGCACGTGTTGAAGGTCCTTGACCGGACCCATACCCCCAGTCGTGTGCCGCTCGTGGTCCAGTGGGCCCGTGAGGCCGGACTCGCGGTGAGCCTGGACCTTATTTACGGTACGCCGGGGGAGTCCATGGCGGACTGGCGGTTGTCCCTTGAAACAGCACTGTCCTACGAGCCTGACCACATCAGCGCCTACGCATTGATCGTGGAGGACGGCACCAAGTTGGCGGCCCAGATCCGCCGCGGCGAAGTGCCCGGAATTGACGACGACGATCATGCAGCCAAATACGAGTTGGCTGATTCGTTGATCTCCGCAGCTGGTTTGAACTGGTACGAGGTCAGCAACTGGTCCCGGACACCCGATCAAGCGTGCCGGCACAATCTGGCCTACTGGCGCGGCGATGACTGGTGGGGCATCGGCCCCGGTGCGCACTCCCACGTAGGAGGTGTCCGGTGGTGGAACGTTAAGCACCCCACAGCGTACGCAGGACGGTTGGGTGCGGGAAGCTCACCGGCGGCAGGCCGGGAGACCCTCGACGCCGAAACCCGGGAAGTCGAACGCATCATGCTGGAAGCACGGCTCGGTACAGGGCTTGAAGTAGATGCCTTGGACGCGGTTGGCCGCCATGCAATGGCAGGGCTGATCGCCGACGAGCTGGTTGATCCCGTGCAAGCGTTCAAAGGCCGGTTGACCCTTACGCTGAAGGGCCGGCTGCTGGCTGACGCCGTAGTCCGGAGGATTCTCCCCGACTAA
- the lepA gene encoding translation elongation factor 4, which yields MSPMARTAPVPAATDPAIIRNFCIIAHIDHGKSTLADRMLQYTGVVKQRDMKAQYLDRMDIERERGITIKSQAVRMPWELDGNSYALNMIDTPGHVDFTYEVSRSLAACEGAVLLVDAAQGIEAQTLANLYLAMENNLTIIPVLNKIDLPAAQPEKYAAELANLIGGDPEDVLKVSGKTGVGVEALLDKIVRDLPAPVGDPNAPARAMIFDSVYDTYRGVVTYVRVVDGMLHPRERIQMMSTRATHELLEIGVSSPEPTPSKGLGVGEVGYLITGVKDVRQSKVGDTVTNLAKPASESLSGYADAKPMVFSGLYPLDGTDYPVLRDALEKLMLNDAALVYEPETSAALGFGFRVGFLGLLHLEITRERLEREYNLDLISTAPNVEYEVTLEDKKVIHVTNPSEYPTGKISEVREPMVSATILAPNEFVGSIMELCQSRRGQMRGMDYLSEDRVELRYWIPLAEIVFDFFDLLKSKTRGYASLDWKADGEQVADLVKVDILLQGEQVDAFSAITHRDKAYAYGVMMTGKLRELIPRQQFEVPIQAAIGSRIIARESIRAIRKDVLAKCYGGDITRKRKLLEKQKEGKRRMKMVGRVEVPQEAFIAALTTDESKDKAKK from the coding sequence GTGTCTCCCATGGCCCGCACCGCACCGGTGCCCGCCGCAACAGATCCGGCCATCATCCGGAACTTCTGCATCATTGCCCACATTGACCACGGTAAGTCCACCTTGGCCGACCGCATGCTGCAGTACACCGGCGTCGTTAAGCAACGCGACATGAAGGCCCAGTATCTGGACCGCATGGATATCGAACGTGAGCGTGGCATCACCATCAAGTCCCAGGCTGTTCGCATGCCGTGGGAACTTGATGGCAACAGCTATGCACTGAACATGATCGATACTCCCGGCCACGTCGACTTCACCTATGAGGTTTCCCGCTCGCTCGCCGCTTGCGAAGGCGCAGTGCTGCTGGTGGACGCGGCCCAGGGCATCGAGGCCCAAACCCTTGCCAACCTGTATCTGGCAATGGAGAACAACCTCACCATCATTCCTGTGCTGAACAAGATCGATCTTCCGGCTGCCCAGCCCGAGAAGTACGCGGCAGAGCTTGCCAACCTCATTGGCGGTGACCCCGAGGACGTCCTCAAGGTCTCCGGCAAAACCGGTGTGGGTGTTGAGGCGCTGTTGGACAAAATTGTCCGCGACCTTCCTGCTCCCGTTGGCGATCCCAATGCGCCGGCCCGCGCCATGATTTTCGACTCCGTCTATGACACGTACCGCGGTGTCGTGACGTACGTCCGCGTGGTGGACGGCATGCTCCACCCGCGCGAACGCATTCAGATGATGTCCACCCGGGCAACGCACGAGCTCCTGGAGATTGGTGTCAGCTCTCCGGAGCCCACGCCATCCAAGGGCCTGGGGGTCGGCGAGGTGGGATACCTGATCACCGGCGTGAAAGACGTCCGCCAGTCGAAGGTTGGCGATACTGTCACCAACCTGGCCAAGCCTGCCTCGGAGTCGCTCAGCGGCTACGCCGACGCCAAACCGATGGTCTTCTCAGGTCTCTACCCGCTGGACGGAACGGACTACCCTGTCCTCCGCGACGCCCTCGAAAAACTGATGCTTAACGACGCCGCACTGGTTTACGAACCCGAGACGTCGGCAGCACTGGGCTTCGGTTTCCGCGTCGGGTTCCTCGGTTTGCTGCACCTGGAAATTACCCGTGAGCGCCTTGAACGTGAGTACAACCTGGACCTCATCTCCACTGCTCCCAACGTGGAATACGAGGTGACACTGGAGGACAAGAAGGTCATCCATGTCACCAACCCCAGCGAGTACCCCACGGGCAAGATCTCCGAAGTTCGCGAGCCTATGGTTTCCGCCACCATCCTGGCTCCGAACGAGTTTGTTGGTTCCATCATGGAACTCTGCCAAAGCCGCCGCGGCCAAATGCGCGGCATGGATTACCTGTCCGAGGACCGAGTGGAACTCCGCTACTGGATTCCGCTGGCCGAGATTGTGTTCGACTTCTTCGACCTCCTGAAGTCCAAAACCCGTGGTTACGCCTCGCTGGACTGGAAAGCCGACGGCGAGCAGGTTGCAGACCTCGTCAAGGTGGACATCCTGCTGCAGGGCGAACAAGTGGATGCCTTCAGTGCCATCACCCACCGCGACAAGGCCTACGCCTACGGTGTCATGATGACCGGCAAGCTCCGTGAGCTCATCCCGAGGCAGCAATTCGAGGTGCCCATCCAGGCGGCCATCGGATCGCGAATCATCGCCCGTGAGAGCATCCGGGCCATCCGCAAGGACGTTCTTGCCAAGTGCTACGGCGGTGACATCACCCGTAAGCGCAAACTGCTGGAAAAGCAGAAGGAAGGCAAGAGGCGCATGAAGATGGTGGGTCGCGTGGAGGTTCCCCAGGAAGCATTCATCGCAGCACTGACCACCGACGAGTCCAAGGACAAGGCCAAGAAGTAG
- a CDS encoding type II toxin-antitoxin system PemK/MazF family toxin: protein MAFDLRPLGKLILRSFKALGGNSTKAATPAGARRTQTRQSDVVRQPGSYPGDFRGSLKVSYSPKPDGQPDPGEIVWSWVPYEEDHTQGKDRPVLLVGRDRGWLLGLMLTSKDHDNGARADDYVDIGTGPWDRQGRPSEINVGRIIRLDPGAIRREGAVLGKPQFREVARALQERQ, encoded by the coding sequence ATGGCTTTCGACTTGCGCCCTTTGGGCAAACTCATCCTGCGATCATTCAAAGCCCTCGGTGGCAACAGCACTAAAGCAGCCACACCGGCAGGTGCCCGCAGGACACAAACCCGGCAGTCCGACGTCGTACGCCAGCCAGGTTCTTACCCGGGCGATTTTCGCGGTTCCCTCAAGGTCAGCTACTCCCCCAAGCCAGATGGTCAGCCGGATCCCGGCGAGATTGTCTGGAGCTGGGTTCCCTACGAAGAGGACCACACACAAGGCAAGGACCGGCCCGTACTCCTGGTGGGCCGGGATCGCGGATGGCTGTTGGGTCTTATGCTGACCTCCAAGGACCACGACAATGGCGCACGCGCGGACGACTATGTTGATATAGGAACCGGCCCTTGGGATCGGCAGGGCAGGCCCAGCGAAATCAACGTTGGGCGCATTATCCGCCTCGATCCTGGTGCGATCCGGCGCGAAGGCGCCGTTTTGGGAAAACCGCAATTCCGGGAGGTCGCACGGGCCCTCCAAGAACGGCAATAG
- the rpsT gene encoding 30S ribosomal protein S20 has protein sequence MANIKSQKKRILTNEKARLRNNAVKSELKTAIRAVNTAVESADKDAAGTALAAASRKLDKAVSKGVIHKNNAANRKSAISKKVNAL, from the coding sequence GTGGCTAATATCAAGTCCCAGAAGAAGCGCATCCTCACCAACGAGAAGGCTCGCCTGCGCAACAACGCAGTCAAGTCCGAGCTGAAGACGGCCATCCGCGCCGTCAACACCGCCGTTGAGTCTGCTGACAAGGATGCTGCTGGAACTGCACTTGCTGCTGCCAGCCGCAAGCTGGACAAGGCTGTCAGCAAGGGCGTTATTCACAAGAACAACGCTGCAAACCGCAAGTCTGCGATCTCCAAGAAGGTCAACGCACTCTAA
- the holA gene encoding DNA polymerase III subunit delta has translation MAAAQNTRAKSVAANTVSWRDAAPAAVVLVMGPEEYLGIRAVDGIRTQVRTTTPDVELSRLNAGSYEAGSLAMTVTPSLFGEGKLIEVDGLEAMNDAFLADGLAYLQHPDQDVVLVLRHAGGVRGKKLLDAVKSAGWPVIDCQPLKKDSDKTAFVVSEFRAGGRRIEGDAVQALVDAVGANLSELAAACNQLIADATTAVTAETVERYYGGRVEATAFKVADAAMAGNGPVALSTLRHALATGVDPVPLVAALAAKLRTLAKVAGANGSPATIARNLGMQPWLVEQAQRDVRRWTPEGLIRSIQVIAEADAQVKGESRDPVYAVEHAVTVIAMSASRR, from the coding sequence GTGGCTGCTGCCCAAAATACCCGGGCCAAGAGCGTCGCGGCGAACACCGTCAGCTGGCGGGATGCGGCACCGGCCGCCGTCGTCCTGGTCATGGGACCAGAAGAATATCTCGGTATCCGGGCCGTGGACGGCATCCGGACCCAGGTGCGAACCACCACCCCTGATGTCGAACTGAGCAGACTCAACGCGGGCTCCTACGAGGCCGGATCCCTGGCGATGACCGTCACGCCATCCCTTTTCGGTGAGGGGAAGCTCATTGAGGTCGATGGCCTCGAGGCCATGAATGATGCTTTTCTGGCGGACGGACTGGCCTACCTCCAGCACCCGGACCAGGACGTTGTCCTGGTCTTGCGTCATGCCGGTGGCGTTCGTGGCAAGAAGCTGCTCGATGCCGTGAAGTCCGCTGGCTGGCCCGTCATTGATTGCCAACCGTTGAAGAAGGACTCTGACAAAACCGCGTTCGTCGTCTCCGAGTTCAGGGCCGGAGGGCGACGCATTGAGGGCGATGCTGTCCAGGCCCTGGTGGACGCAGTGGGCGCAAACCTTTCCGAACTTGCAGCAGCGTGCAACCAGTTGATCGCCGACGCCACTACCGCCGTGACGGCGGAGACCGTTGAACGCTACTACGGCGGCCGGGTTGAGGCGACGGCCTTCAAGGTTGCGGATGCTGCGATGGCTGGTAATGGGCCGGTGGCACTGTCCACGTTGAGGCATGCCTTGGCCACCGGGGTGGATCCGGTTCCCTTGGTTGCGGCACTGGCGGCCAAGCTGCGGACGCTGGCCAAAGTTGCAGGGGCCAATGGTTCTCCAGCCACCATCGCCAGGAATCTGGGAATGCAGCCGTGGCTTGTTGAGCAGGCGCAGCGGGATGTCCGGCGATGGACTCCCGAGGGCCTGATCCGTTCCATCCAGGTCATCGCAGAAGCGGACGCGCAGGTGAAGGGTGAGTCGCGGGACCCTGTCTACGCAGTGGAGCACGCGGTGACTGTAATTGCCATGTCAGCCAGCCGACGTTGA